Proteins encoded in a region of the Pseudomonas denitrificans (nom. rej.) genome:
- a CDS encoding LysE family translocator → MPSLESLSLFFIATLALNLTPGPDMLYVASRSAAQGTAAGLMSTLGIGAGCVVHMLAAAFGLSALLMMSSVAFGVLKWLGALYLVWLGVQLVRGAWREQKPTELEPARLSRVFLQGMLVNVFNPKVALFFLAFLPQFVPAGSPNFVLQILCLGLLFNLGGCLVNAVVSVVAGRVGHRVGSNPTWRRWQQTASGGLIVAMGVGLAVSSRR, encoded by the coding sequence ATGCCCAGCCTCGAAAGCCTCAGCCTGTTCTTCATCGCCACCCTCGCGCTCAACCTCACGCCCGGGCCGGACATGCTCTATGTCGCCTCGCGTTCGGCTGCACAAGGCACGGCGGCGGGCCTGATGTCGACCCTCGGGATCGGTGCCGGCTGCGTGGTGCACATGCTGGCCGCGGCGTTCGGTCTTTCGGCGCTGCTGATGATGTCCAGCGTGGCTTTCGGTGTGCTCAAGTGGCTGGGCGCGCTCTACCTGGTCTGGCTCGGCGTGCAGCTGGTCCGTGGCGCCTGGCGCGAGCAGAAACCCACCGAGCTCGAGCCCGCGCGCCTGAGCCGGGTGTTCCTGCAGGGCATGCTGGTCAACGTGTTCAACCCCAAGGTGGCGCTGTTCTTCCTCGCCTTCCTGCCGCAGTTCGTGCCCGCTGGCAGCCCGAACTTCGTGCTGCAGATTCTCTGCCTCGGTCTGCTGTTCAACCTCGGTGGTTGCCTGGTGAACGCCGTGGTCTCGGTGGTCGCCGGACGGGTCGGTCATCGCGTGGGCAGCAACCCGACCTGGCGGCGCTGGCAGCAGACGGCCTCGGGCGGGCTGATCGTCGCCATGGGCGTCGGCCTGGCTGTCAGCAGCCGACGCTGA
- a CDS encoding YcgN family cysteine cluster protein — protein sequence MAAKVEPFWKRKTLDQLDQEEWESLCDGCGLCCLQKLEDEDDGTVYYTRIACKLLDLKTCRCTDYANRRASVPDCIQLTPAQADEFQWLPPTCGYRLVSEGKDLPLWHHLVCGDPDAVHHERISQSGRMLAEGSVPEDDWEEHLIFRAG from the coding sequence ATGGCCGCCAAAGTCGAACCCTTCTGGAAACGCAAGACCCTCGACCAGCTCGATCAGGAAGAGTGGGAGTCGCTGTGCGACGGCTGCGGCCTGTGCTGTCTGCAGAAGCTGGAAGACGAGGACGACGGCACCGTCTACTACACGCGCATCGCCTGCAAGCTGCTGGACCTGAAGACCTGCCGCTGCACCGACTACGCCAACCGCCGCGCCAGCGTCCCGGACTGCATCCAGCTCACCCCGGCCCAGGCCGACGAGTTCCAGTGGCTGCCGCCGACCTGCGGCTACCGCCTGGTATCCGAGGGCAAGGACCTGCCGCTGTGGCACCACCTCGTCTGCGGCGATCCGGACGCGGTGCATCACGAGCGCATTTCCCAATCCGGGCGCATGCTCGCCGAAGGTTCGGTGCCCGAGGACGACTGGGAAGAGCACCTGATCTTCCGCGCTGGCTGA
- a CDS encoding CPCC family cysteine-rich protein, whose translation MLYTCPCCGYFSFGDPPGSYEICEICFWEDDHLQLCFPDARGGANAVSLIEAQVNYVQWGACERRFRAKVRPATIDDVKDDRWFPLWEKRVELPDDEAPLTGEEACYWLRTPA comes from the coding sequence ATGCTCTACACCTGCCCCTGCTGCGGCTACTTCAGTTTCGGCGACCCTCCGGGGTCGTACGAAATCTGCGAGATCTGCTTCTGGGAAGACGACCACCTGCAGCTCTGCTTCCCCGACGCGCGCGGTGGCGCCAACGCCGTGAGCCTTATCGAGGCGCAGGTCAACTACGTGCAGTGGGGCGCCTGCGAAAGGCGCTTCCGCGCCAAGGTGCGCCCGGCCACTATCGATGACGTGAAGGACGACCGCTGGTTCCCGCTGTGGGAAAAACGCGTGGAGCTACCGGACGACGAAGCTCCGCTGACCGGCGAGGAAGCCTGCTACTGGCTACGCACGCCGGCCTGA